The segment GCGGGGATCACCGTGGACACGATGCCCAGGACCGCCGGCAGCAGCACCATCAGGGCGAGGAAGCCCTTGTCGGAGGCGATCACCGAGACGTAGCGGCGGATCAGCGTCCACAGCTGCGAGCCCCAGGCCTGCGGCTTGGGCGGGATCATCTGCTGCGGCGGCATCGCGACCTGCTGCGGGGCGACCGCGTCGAGGTCGGCGGCGTACAGCTGGTAGTGCTGCGAGCCCTTCCAGCGGCCGGCCCAGTCGTAGTCGCGGTAGTTCTCGAAGGCGGAGAACACGTCGGCCCAGGTGGTGTAGCCGAAGAAGTTCAGCGCCTCGTCCGGCGGGCCGAAGTAGGCGACGGACCCGCCCGGGGCCATGACCAGCAGCTTGTCGCAGAGGGCCAGCTCGGCGACGGAGTGGGTGACGACGAGGACCGTGCGGCCGCCGTCGGCCAGCCTGCGCAGCAGCTGCATGACGTCGCGGTCCATGCCCGGGTCGAGGCCGGAGGTCGGCTCGTCCAGGAAGATCAGCGACGGCTTGGTCAGCAGCTCCAGGGCCACGGACACGCGCTTGCGCTGGCCGCCCGAGAGCGAGGTGATCTTCTTGTCCTTGTGGACGTCGAGCTTGAGCTCGCGCAGCACCTCGTCGATGCGGGCGGCGCGCTCGGCCTCGGCGGTGTCGCCGGGGAAGCGGAGCTTGGCCGCGTACTTCAGCGCGGTGGAGACCTTCAGCTCCTTGTGCAGGATGTCGTCCTGCGGGACCAGGCCGATGCGCTGGCGGAGCTCCGCGAACTGCTTGTACAGGTTGCGGTTGTCGTACAGGACGTCACCCTGGTCGGCGGGCCGGTAGCCGGTCAGCGCCTTCAGGAGCGTGGACTTGCCGGAGCCGGAGGGGCCGATGACGCCGATGAGCGACTTCTCCGGGACGCCGAAGGTGACGTCCTTGAGGATCTGCTTGCCGCCGTCGACCGTGACCGTCAGGTGGCGGGCCGAGAAGGAGACGTCACCGGTGTCGACGAACTCCTCGAGGCGGTCGCCGACGATCCGGAACGTCGAGTGGCCGACGCCGACGATGTCGGAGGGGCCGAGCAGCGCGGTGCCGGACTTCGGCAGGGGCTGGCCGTTGACGTAGGTGCCGTTGTGGCTGCCGAGGTCGTGGATCTCGAAGCGGCCGTTGGTGGAACGGAACTCCGCGTGGTGGCGCGAGACCTGGAGGTCCGAGACCACGAGCTCGTTCTCCAGGGCACGGCCGATGCGCATGACGCGGCCGACGGCGATCTGGTGGAACGTCGTCGGGCTGCGGTGGTCGCCGGCGTAGCCGGGGGCCGCGGACTGCTGGGGGGCCTGGTGCTGCTGCTGCGGCACGAACGGCTGCTGGTGCTGCTGCTGATGGTGGGCCTGGGGCTGCTGGTCCCAGGCGGGCTGCTGCGACTGCTGGTGCTGCGGGGCCGGCGGCTGGAACGCCGGGGCCTGACCCTGCGCCACCGGGGCCTGGTAGGCCGGCTGCTGCTGCGGGGCCGCCACGGCGGCGCTCGGATTCAGCCGCGGGCCGTCCGTCGCGTTGCCCAGGTGGACCGGCGTTCCGGGCACGAGTTCCGTCTGCTGGACCCGCGCGCCGTGCACGTAGGTGCCGTTGGTGCTGCCGTGGTCCTCGATGGCCCAAACCCGGCCGTTCCAGCTGATGGTGGCGTGCCGCCAGGACACGCGCGCGTCATCGATCACGACGTCTCCCTGGGGATCGCGCCCCAGCGAGTACGACCTGGACGGATCGAGCGTCCAGGTCCTTCCGTTCAATTCCAGTACGAGTTCCGGCACTCCAGCCCCACTTAAGGTCCCCCGAGAATCCCCCTGCCGTCCAGGGAGAACGACGTCAGGGAGTCTAGGGATGGCGAACATCCGGGGGAACTATTTCAGGCCTGCGGCCACATGTGGAATCGGGGCCTTCCGCAGGCGTCTACGTCTGCCCGTTGACGGGGTCGAAAGTCACCCGGAGAGTGAGATACGGGACTTCTCGCCCCACTCGGCTCGGTTACGGGGGTCGCCGCATGCGCCGCATCCGCTGGGGAGACGTGCTGCTGTCCGGGATCGCCGCCGTGGGGTGGTCGGTCGCCGCCATGGCGGGGGTGGCCGCGCTGGGGCTGCACCTGCTGGGCGCCGATGCCGGGGGCGGCTCGCTGGGGGCGATGACCGCCGCGGTGGTGGCGGCGGCCGTGGGCGGGTCGCTGACCGCGACCGGGGAGGTGTCGGCCCTCGGACTGGCCGCGGACGGCGGGGGCGCCGTGGACCTCCGGCCGTTGGGGGTCGCCCTGGTGGGGGCGCTGGTGCTGGGTTCGGTGTTCCTGCGGGGACTCGGGGGGCCGCGGGGGCGGCCGGGCGGGGTGGAAGTCGCCGTCCGGGCGGCGGTGGTGGGGGCGCTGTTCCTCGTGGTGGCGGTCGGGCTGGCGTGGGCCGGGCACGGGGCGGTGGCCCTGGACGGCGCCTCGCCGAGGGTGGTCCTGCCGGGGATCGGCGACGTCGGGGGGCTGCTGCGGCCCCGGGTGCGGGTGGGCTTCGCGGTGGATGCCGGGCCTTCGGTGCCGGGCGCGGGGGTGTGGGTGGCGGTGGTGCTCGCGGTGGCGCTGCTCGCCTCGCGGCACGGGCCGGCGGCGGCGTGGGCCGCCCGGCTGCGGCCGGCGGTGTCTTCGGTGCTGGCGATGCTGGTGGTGGCGGTGGTGGCCGGCGCGGCCGTGGCGGGGTGGGCGGCCGCGCAGGACGGGCGGCCGGGGCGGGCGGCGGGGGCCGCGCTGCTGGGGGCGCCGAACGGGAGCTGGACGGGGCTGCTGCTGGGGCTTTCCGTACCGGTGCGGGGGCGGGCCGCCGGGGAGCTCGGGCGGCTGCTGCCGCCGCTGTCGCGGGGGGAGCCGGTGACGGTGGCGCGGCTCGCGGAGTACGACGGGCGGGCCTGGCTGTTGGTGGCGGGGGCGGGGGTGCTGCTGCTGTACGCCGGGGTACGGGCGGCCGTACGGAGCCCGGGGCGCGGGGTGGCGGCGTGCGCGGCGCGGCTGGGCGGGGTGACGGGGGTGGCGCTGGCGGGGCTGGTGTGGCTGACGGGGATGTCGGTCGACGTGCCGGGGGTGGCGGCGGTGGAGCTGCGCGGGGATGCGGGGTACGCGTTGCTGGCGGGCGCGGTGTGGGGCGCCCTGGCGGGCGGCACGGGCGCCCTCCTGACGCGGGGCGGGCAGGACCCCGCCGCCCCGGCCCCTGGCCTGCCGCCGCATCCGGACCCGGCCCTGCGGGCGCGGGGCGGCGTGCCGTCGCAGCGCCCCGGAGCGGGGCAGTACCGGCGCGGACAGCACCGCGCCGCGTCGGGCCGCCCCGGGCCGGGCGCTGACCGGGCGGAGCGGCCGGGGGTGCGGCCGGGCGCGCCGGACCGGCCGTGGTGGCCGGCTCCTGCGGGTGAGGGGGCGCGGGAGCCGGAGGTCTCCGACGGGTCGTGGGACGTCACGGTCACCGGGCGGCCGCCCAAGCCGGCCCGCGCTCCGCGGCCGCCGCAGCGAGAGCCGTTCACGCCACCTCCACCGCCGGGGGCTCCGCCGCCGCCGAAGCCGCCGCATCCCCCGCGCTGACCGGCCTGGTCAGGCCGATCCCGCTGCGCGGAGCGGTCCCCTACCCGCCCTTCCACCGTTCCCGCCTCAGTCGCCGGCGCGGCTGAAAGACCCCTGGGCTCCGCCCCGGACCCCGCACGTGCGCTCCGCGCCCGTCGCCTCAAACGCCGGCGGGGCTCTTTACAGCCCCGCCGGCGTTTGAGGCGCGGGGTCTGGGGCGGAGCCCCTGGGGCCCCGCGCAGCGGCGACGGCCCGCAGCCGACGGCCGGACCCCAGCCGGGGCCGGGGGCCCCGCCCGGCCACCGTCGGACGGAGTCCGGCGCAGCGGCGCGAAGCCCGGGAGGGCCGCCAGGGCCGAGCGGGGCGAGCGGGGCGTGAGGAAGGAGCGGCGTTCAGAACGTGGGACGGGCGGTCCGGCCCCGGGGCCGGGAAGATACGGTGAGGGGACCATGAGCGCTTCGCAGACCTCCGAGGTCCCCACCCTCCTCGTCAAGATCTTCGGCAAGGACCGTCCCGGGATCACCGCCGGGCTAATGGACACCCTCGCCGCCTACTCCGTCGACGTCGTCGACATCGAGCAGGTCGTCACGCGTGGCCGCATCGTCCTGTGCGTCCTCGTCACCAAGCCCACCACCGCCGCCGAGGGCGAGCTGCGGGCCACCGTGCACAGCTGGGCCGAGTCGCTGAAGCTGTCGGCCGAGATCATCTCCGGTACCGGCGACAACCGCCCGCGCGGTGTCGGCCGGTCCCACGTCACCGTGCTCGGGCACCCGCTCACCGCGGAGTCCACGGCCACCATCGCCGCCCGGATCACCGCGACCGGCGGCAACATCGACCGTATCTTCCGGCTCGCCAAGTACCCGGTGACGGCCGTCGAGTTCGCCGTCTCCGGTGCCGAGACGGGGCCGCTGCGCACCGCGCTGGCGACCACCGCCGCCCAGATCGGCGTCGACGTCGCCGTGGTCTCGGCGGGGCTGCACCGCCGGGCGCAGCGGCTGGTGGTCATGGACGTGGACTCGACCCTGATCCAGGACGAGGTCATCGAGCTGTTCGCCGCGCACGCCGGGTGCGAGGCCGAGGTCGCCGAGGTGACCGAGCGGGCCATGCGCGGGGAGCTCGACTTCGAGCAGTCCCTGCACGCCCGGGTGGCGTTGCTGGCGGGGCTGGACGAGTCGGTTGTGGAGAAGGTCCGCTCCGAGGTGCGGCTGACCCCGGGCGCCCGGACCCTGGTGCGGACGCTGAAGACGCTGGGCTACCAGGTGGGCGTGGTCTCGGGCGGGTTCACGCAGGTCACGGACGACCTGCGGGAGCGGCTGGGCCTCGACTTCGCCTCGGCGAACACTCTCGAGATCGTCGACGGCAAGCTGACCGGCCGGGTCACCGGCGAGATCGTGGACCGGGCGGGCAAGGCCCGGCTGCTGCGCCGCTTCGCCGCGGAGGCCGGGGTGCCGCTGGCGCAGACCGTCGCGATCGGTGACGGCGCGAACGACCTCGACATGCTGAACGCGGCCGGCCTCGGCGTGGCCTTCAACGCCAAGCCGGTGGTGCGCGAGGCCGCCCACACGGCGGTGAACGTGCCCTTCCTGGACGCCGTGCTCTACCTGCTCGGCATCACCCGCGAGGAAGTGGAAGCGGCCGACCTGGCCTGAGCAGCCCCCGCCCCCCTCAGCGCCCGGCCGGATCCTTTCGGCCGGGCGTTCGTCGTCCCCGGCCCGGCGGCCGGGCTCCGGCCCGAGGCAGAGTCCAGGGACCTTGGACCCGAACTGGGCCTTCGTGTCGTGTACTTGGACCCGATCATCCGATCGTGTGGCGATATGCGACGGCAGCCGCACGGTCGGCCTTGTGCGTTCAAGGGGACGTGGATGACTCGAAGTGTGCTCATCACCGGAGGCTCGGGCGGAATCGGCCGTGCCTGCGTGGAGAGATTCGCGCGGGAGGAGGACTGGACCGTCTGGTTCACCTACCGCAACGGCCGGGAGCGGGCCGAGGAACTGGTGCGGGAGCTGGCCCTCACCGGCCGCGCCAAGGTGGAGGCCTTCCCCTTCAGCCAGGGCGACTGGGAGGACCACGAGCTGCTGCTCGACCGGCTCCCCGGCCCGGTCGACGTCCTGGTGAACAACGCCGCGGTGGGTTCGAAGACGGTGGAGCACTACACCGAGGGGCCCGGGCACGCGAAGGCGTCGGCCTTCTTCCAGATCAACGCGGTGGGTCCGCTGTGGCTCATCGAGCAGTTGCTGCCCGGGATGCTGGAGCGGGGCTCCGGGAAGATCGTCAACATTTCGAGCGTCGGCGGGGGGATCTTCCAGTTCCCCGGCTTCCACCCGGCCGACGGGATGAGCAAGGCGGCCCTCACCTATCTGACCCGCCATCTGGCCGCCGACCTGGCGCACTCCCCGGTGGACGTGTTCGCGCTCTGCCCGGGCGCCGTCGACACCACGATGTTCCAGGCGAGCACCCTGGACAAGCTCTCCCCCGAGGAGCGGGCCGCCCTGTCCGCGCAGCTGCCCAAGGGCCGCATGATCACCTCCGAGGAGATCGCCGAGCAGGTGCGCTGGCTGGCGGGCGAGCACTCCACGCCGCTGCACGGCGCCGTCATCGACGCCTCGATGGGCCTCGGCGTGCACCCGGGCCTGCTCACCGGTGCCGGCGTCGGCAGCGGGAGGGCCTGATGAGCTCCCACTCCCGCCCCCTCTCCCGGCAGGCCGCCCGGCTCCTCGCCGACACCCCGGCCATCGCCGAGGCCCACTTCCGCGCGGAGGCCGAGCCGTACGACGCGCTCACCCGGCCCGACGGCTACCTGAACCTGGGCACCGCCGAGAACCGGCTGCTGTGGGACCTGCTCGAGGGCCGGCTGGCGCAGCTGCCCCCGATGGACGAGGCCACGGCCCGCTACGCCCCGCTGCACGGCACCGACGTGCTGCGCGGACGGGTCGCGGCGCTGCTGTCGGACACCGTCGGGACCCCGCTGGACGCCGAGGACCTGGTGGTGATCAGCGGTGCCACCGGGGCGCTGGACGCGATCGCCTCCGTCCTGTGCGACCCGGGCGAGGCCATCGTGGTGCCCGCTCCCTACTACGGGGCCTTCGACACCGATCTCGGCGGCCGCTCCGGCGCCCGGATCCTGCCCGCGCCCCTGGATCCCGCCGACGGGTTCCGGCTGACGGCCGCGGCGGTGGACGGGGCACTGCGGCGGGCCCGGGCGGAGGGGATCACCGTACGGGCGGTGGCGCTGTCCTCC is part of the Streptomyces katrae genome and harbors:
- a CDS encoding streptophobe family protein, whose protein sequence is MRRIRWGDVLLSGIAAVGWSVAAMAGVAALGLHLLGADAGGGSLGAMTAAVVAAAVGGSLTATGEVSALGLAADGGGAVDLRPLGVALVGALVLGSVFLRGLGGPRGRPGGVEVAVRAAVVGALFLVVAVGLAWAGHGAVALDGASPRVVLPGIGDVGGLLRPRVRVGFAVDAGPSVPGAGVWVAVVLAVALLASRHGPAAAWAARLRPAVSSVLAMLVVAVVAGAAVAGWAAAQDGRPGRAAGAALLGAPNGSWTGLLLGLSVPVRGRAAGELGRLLPPLSRGEPVTVARLAEYDGRAWLLVAGAGVLLLYAGVRAAVRSPGRGVAACAARLGGVTGVALAGLVWLTGMSVDVPGVAAVELRGDAGYALLAGAVWGALAGGTGALLTRGGQDPAAPAPGLPPHPDPALRARGGVPSQRPGAGQYRRGQHRAASGRPGPGADRAERPGVRPGAPDRPWWPAPAGEGAREPEVSDGSWDVTVTGRPPKPARAPRPPQREPFTPPPPPGAPPPPKPPHPPR
- the serB gene encoding phosphoserine phosphatase SerB codes for the protein MSASQTSEVPTLLVKIFGKDRPGITAGLMDTLAAYSVDVVDIEQVVTRGRIVLCVLVTKPTTAAEGELRATVHSWAESLKLSAEIISGTGDNRPRGVGRSHVTVLGHPLTAESTATIAARITATGGNIDRIFRLAKYPVTAVEFAVSGAETGPLRTALATTAAQIGVDVAVVSAGLHRRAQRLVVMDVDSTLIQDEVIELFAAHAGCEAEVAEVTERAMRGELDFEQSLHARVALLAGLDESVVEKVRSEVRLTPGARTLVRTLKTLGYQVGVVSGGFTQVTDDLRERLGLDFASANTLEIVDGKLTGRVTGEIVDRAGKARLLRRFAAEAGVPLAQTVAIGDGANDLDMLNAAGLGVAFNAKPVVREAAHTAVNVPFLDAVLYLLGITREEVEAADLA
- a CDS encoding SDR family NAD(P)-dependent oxidoreductase — its product is MTRSVLITGGSGGIGRACVERFAREEDWTVWFTYRNGRERAEELVRELALTGRAKVEAFPFSQGDWEDHELLLDRLPGPVDVLVNNAAVGSKTVEHYTEGPGHAKASAFFQINAVGPLWLIEQLLPGMLERGSGKIVNISSVGGGIFQFPGFHPADGMSKAALTYLTRHLAADLAHSPVDVFALCPGAVDTTMFQASTLDKLSPEERAALSAQLPKGRMITSEEIAEQVRWLAGEHSTPLHGAVIDASMGLGVHPGLLTGAGVGSGRA
- a CDS encoding FHA domain-containing protein — protein: MPELVLELNGRTWTLDPSRSYSLGRDPQGDVVIDDARVSWRHATISWNGRVWAIEDHGSTNGTYVHGARVQQTELVPGTPVHLGNATDGPRLNPSAAVAAPQQQPAYQAPVAQGQAPAFQPPAPQHQQSQQPAWDQQPQAHHQQQHQQPFVPQQQHQAPQQSAAPGYAGDHRSPTTFHQIAVGRVMRIGRALENELVVSDLQVSRHHAEFRSTNGRFEIHDLGSHNGTYVNGQPLPKSGTALLGPSDIVGVGHSTFRIVGDRLEEFVDTGDVSFSARHLTVTVDGGKQILKDVTFGVPEKSLIGVIGPSGSGKSTLLKALTGYRPADQGDVLYDNRNLYKQFAELRQRIGLVPQDDILHKELKVSTALKYAAKLRFPGDTAEAERAARIDEVLRELKLDVHKDKKITSLSGGQRKRVSVALELLTKPSLIFLDEPTSGLDPGMDRDVMQLLRRLADGGRTVLVVTHSVAELALCDKLLVMAPGGSVAYFGPPDEALNFFGYTTWADVFSAFENYRDYDWAGRWKGSQHYQLYAADLDAVAPQQVAMPPQQMIPPKPQAWGSQLWTLIRRYVSVIASDKGFLALMVLLPAVLGIVSTVIPAKFGLAPPTPPSRFNGDAGTITLILAVGMCFSGAANSVRELIKERVIYERERATGLSRSAYLMSKVIVLSVITVIQGAIICAIAFTPRKLPAEGLFMNPAVELCVSVTALGITAMMFGLVISSLVKTAEKTMPLLVMFAIVQVVFTGILFQLYDKVGLEQFAYLMPSRWAVGAAGTTLNLGKLMAPWDPQNPTNTDPLWDHTTGQWFVDVIVLLLQGVICGFAVARLLRRHEPEVMRK